AGAACTTGGCGGGGTCCGAAAATCCAACTTCCATCCGGTAGGTGTTGAGCGGCGAGGGCATGGAGGCGAGGGCCGCGACCAGGGCTAGAAGGAGCAGGACCACGACGGTAATAATAATGAGCCACCAGTGCTTGCGACGGTCAGCGCGGGCGGTGGACCCGACTTGTTCCTCGTCCATGCCGCCGCCATATCCGACCTGCTCGTCTTTCATACTGTCAGTTGCCCCGACTTGTTCGTCTTTCATGCTGCTAGTGTAGCAAAGCCAGAATAGCGGACGTTCTAATGGGTTCTTTCACATGCCTACTGGGCACCCAGCCACTCGACCGCCAGTTGGGTGCGGTTGGCCAGGTGGGTTTTGGCTAGGATGGCGGAGATGCGGTTGCGAACGGTACCTTCACTCAGATAGAGGCGGGCGGCGATGGCGCGGTTGTCGAGGCCGTCGGCAACCAGGGCAGCTATTTCGCGGTCGCGGTCGGTCAGGGCTGCAAAACGAGCAGGCAATTGCTGCACTAAGTCAACTATTTCTTCTGGTCTCTCAGCTGCCTGAACCGAGCTACCTGCAGCACCTGCCCTATCCGATTCGTCCGCTCCGACCATTCCAGACCCATGGACCCCACCAGCTACTCCGGTTGCCTCCATCGTCTCGGCAGCCACACTATCCGCCACTTCCCCGGCTTTCGGCGCTTTCGCCAGCGACAAATGTGCCAGAGCCTCAGACCCCAGCACTACCTGGCCAGCCACCACCGCTTGCAGGGCAGGCACCACCGAGGCCACATCCTGCTTGATTAAGTACCCTTTGGCTCCCAGAGCCAGGGCACGAGATATATAACTATTGTCAGCAAATGTGGTCAGGAAGAGGATACGGGCGGATGGGTCTGCGGCAATGATTCGCTCGGCCGCCGCCAACCCATCCATACCGGGCATTTGTACATCAATCAGGAGCACGTCCGGCCGTCCGCCGTCCGCCTGGTAGCTCTCTAGCGCACCCTGCCCGTCGTTTGCGGTCCAGAGCACGTCGGCAGCGCCGGTGGCGGTCAAAATAGTAGCTATGGACGAGCAGACAATAGGGTCGTCGTCCGCAATGGCAACTTTCATGCGCTATCCTCCGCTTATTCGCC
This window of the Bombiscardovia nodaiensis genome carries:
- a CDS encoding DNA-binding response regulator encodes the protein MKVAIADDDPIVCSSIATILTATGAADVLWTANDGQGALESYQADGGRPDVLLIDVQMPGMDGLAAAERIIAADPSARILFLTTFADNSYISRALALGAKGYLIKQDVASVVPALQAVVAGQVVLGSEALAHLSLAKAPKAGEVADSVAAETMEATGVAGGVHGSGMVGADESDRAGAAGSSVQAAERPEEIVDLVQQLPARFAALTDRDREIAALVADGLDNRAIAARLYLSEGTVRNRISAILAKTHLANRTQLAVEWLGAQ